The Sandaracinus amylolyticus genomic interval CGATGAAGTCGACGATCTCCGGGTGATCCATGTCGAGGCAGACCATCTTCGCGGCGCGCCGCGTGGTCCCGCCCGACTTCGTCGCGCCCGCCGCGCGATCGAGCACCTCGAGGAAGCTCATCAGGCCCGAGCTCGTGCCGCCGCCGCTCAGCTTCTCCTGGCGTCCGCGCAGGTTGCTGAAGTTCGTGCCGGTGCCCGAGCCGTACTTGAAGAGGCGCGCCTCGTTCTTCACGAGCTCGTAGATGCCCATCAGGTCGTCGCCGACCGACTGGATGAAGCACGCCGAGCACTGGGGGCGCTCGTAGGCGTTCGTCGTCTCGAGGACGTCGTCCTTCTTCTCGTCCCAGGCCCAGTTGCCGCCCTGGCCCTCGATGCCGTAGCGCTGGTAGAGGCCGAGGTTGAACCAGACGGGCGAGTTGAACGCGGCGCGCTGGGTGACGAGCAGGTACGAGAGCTCGGCCTCGAACGCGTCGGCGTCCTCCTTCGTCGCGAAGTAGCCGCCCTGCGCCTCGCCGGCCTCGCGCACGGTGCGCGCGATGCGGTGGACGAGCATCTTCACGCTCGTCTCGCCCTTCTTCGCGTCGCCCTTCACGCCCGCCTTGCGGAAGTACTTGGAGACCGCGATGTCGGTCGCGAGCTGCGACCAGTCCTCGGGGATCTCCGCGCCGCGCATCTCGAACACGACGGAGCCGTCGGGGTTCGTGATGACGCTGTCGCGCAGCTCGTAGATGATCTCGTCGAGCGGCTCGACGCCCGAACGCGTCCAGCGCCGCGCGATGCGGAGGCCTTGCTCCTCGATGGGCAGCGCGTGGTGACGCGCGCTCGCGGGAGAGTGCGACTGCGGCTTGCTGTCGACGGTGTTGCTCACGGTTCGAGTATCTACGGACACGGCTTTCCTCCCGCCACCTACGCATTGGCCGCAGTCGCGGCGTTTTCCGCTGGGTCTCGGCCGGACCCCCCAGGTCCGACCCGAACGGCAACGGAGACGAACGACAAGACAAAGAAGAGAAGAGACAAAGGGACCCCGGCCCCTGAGCTGCGGCGCCCAGGGCATGTCTCCCCCTGTTTCCCGGAAAAGGGACGAGTCCCCGATCGAGCTACGTCCGACCCGGCCTACGACCGGGGACGGTACGTCCTGTCACACAAGTCGCTGCCTCGCACCTACAAGGGGTGGGCTCGTCGTCCACCCGAACCCACGACGGCTTGTGGAAGGACCCCCTGGATAAACGGGCACCGGAGGGGTGGTCAAGGGGTCTGAACGCATGTTTTTTCCGATTCGCATTTCTCCTGCGATTTCAGCATCTTGAGTTGGCATCACAGGGGATGCGGAGAGCGCTCGGGCGGCAGGTATCGGGGACGATGACGCGAGATGACGATATGTGCACTGTCATTTCGCGAACCATACAAGCTGTCGTGGTGCCCGCCCCAGAAAACCGCAAGACCGCGCGGCGGTATCGCACCGGATCGCACCCGAGACGCGGGGTTTCCCTCGGGGTGTCGTCGCGGATCGCCGGCGAGACGAGCGGGTGACGGATCCGTCGCGATCGCCCGGGCGCGGCAGCGATGAAAGAACTTTGAAGTCGCGCAGATGCCCGCCAACCCCGTTGCCCTCGCGGCGGCGCGCGGGTTAGAAGCGAAACGCCGGGGAAAGTGGGGACGCACCCCGGCGTATTCGGAGCGCCTCGGCCGCGCGGTAGGACCACCGTGTGGCGGGTCTCGGAGGAGACATCGATGGATCAGCAGCCGCAGTACGCGCAGCCGCAGCACCCGGGGCATCCCGGCGGCTACGGGCAGCAGCCCATGCAGGGCATGACGCCGGCGCCGATGGGCGCGCCCGCGGGGGGCGCGAGCGTCGCGCACGCCATCACGCACGGCCCGTCGTTCGCGATGCTGCGCGTCGATCTGCAGCCCGGTCAGGTCGTGATCGCCGAGGCGGGCTCGATGGTCGCGCGGCACTCGCACGTCGCGATGGAAGTGAAGATGAACGCGGGCAAGAGCGCCGGCTTCCTCGCGAAGGTCTGGGCGCTGATGATCGCGTTCATCCGCAAGGTCGTCGGCGGCGAGACGTTCTTCGTGAACCACTTCAGCGCGCCGCAGCCCGGCAGCGTGTGGATCGCGCCGACGATGAGCGGGCAGATCGCGCATCGCCGCCTCAACCCCGGCGAGAAGCTCGTGCTCTCGAGCGGCGCGTACGTCGCGAGCGCCGGCGACATCGACGTGAAGATGAAGTTCGGCGGGCTGAAGTCGATCCTCGCGAAGGAGGGCGCCTTCATGCTCGAGGTGAGCGGCACCGGCGATCTCTGGTTCACCAGCTACGGCGGGATCCAGGCGATCGACATCAACGGCCCGTACATGGTCGATAACGGCCACCTCGTCGGGTACGAGGGCAACCTCACCATGAACATCAAGAGCGCGGGCGGCGGCCTGCTCGGGTTCATGGCGTCGGGCGAAGGGCTCGTCTGCGAGTTCAACGGACAGGGCCGCATCTACATCCAGTCGCGCAACCTCAGCTCGCTCGCGGGCTGGCTCACCCCGCTCATGCCTTCCTGAGGAGTCACGACGATGCAGATCGACATCGGATATCGTCCCGCGCACTCGCTCGCGAAGGTGTCGCTGGGCCACGGCGAGCAGATCGTCGCGGAGTCGGGCGCGCTCGTCGGCATGAGCACGAACGTGCACATGCAGACCCAGTCGCAGGGCGGGCTGATGGGCGGGCTCAAGCGCCTCTTCGGCGGTGAGAGCTTCTTCCGCAACACGTTCACCGCGAGCAACGGGCCCGGCGAGGTGCTCCTCGCGCACGCGCTCAACGGCGACATGGTGACGCTGGAGATGACGCCGGGAGGTTATTTCCTCACGAGCTCGTCGTTCATCGCGTCGACGCCGAACGTGCAGATCGAGACGAAGCTCGGCGGGATGAAGAGCTTCTTCTCCGGCGAGGGCATGTTCGTCATGAAGGCGAGCGCGCAGTCGCCGGGACAGCTCCTCGTCGGTGCGTTCGGCGGCATCGAGGAGCTCGTCTGTCAGGGCAACATGGTGATCGACACCGGTCACCTCGTCGCGTGGGACGCGAGCCTGACCTACAAGGTCGGCAAGAGCGGCAGCGGGTGGATCGCCAGCTTCCTCAGCGGCGAAGGCCTCGTGTGTCACTTCGAGGGCCAGGGGCGCATCTGGATCCAGTCGCGCAATCCCCCGGCGTACGGGCAGGCGGTCGCGGCGATGCTGCCGCCGCGCAGGGCGTGATCTCGGCGAAGAGAAGAGGAGAACGACGAACATGCGTTACGAGCTTCTCGAGAAGCCGGACTTCACGATGGTGAAGGTCACCTTCGATCAGCAGGGCGAGTCGATGCTCTGCGAGGCGAGCGCGATGGTCGCGCGCGACTCGAAGATCGACATGAAGACGCAGATGCAGGGCGGCTTCCTCGCGGCGGCGAAGCGCAAGCTGCTCGGCGGCGAGAGCATCTTCCAGAACACGTTCACGGCGACCGCGCCCGGCCAGTCGCTGTACTTCGCGCCGGCGCCCGAGGGCGACGTGCAGGTGCTCGAGCTCGACGGGCACACCCCGATCCTGATGAACAGCGGCGCGTTCCTCGGCGCGGCGCCGAGCGTGAACCTCGACACGAAGTGGGGCGGCACGCGCGGCTTCTTCAGCGGGCAGGGCTTCTTCCTCCTCAAGGCGGAGGGCACGGGCCCCGTGTTCTTCGCGAGCTACGGCGGCATCCACGCGGTCGACGTCGGACCGGGTGGATACGTGTGCGACACCGGGCACGTCGTCGCGTTCACCGGCGGGCTCAACTACAACGTGCAGCGCCTCGGCGGGCTGAAGAGCCTCTTCTTCAGTGGCGAGGGTCTGGTCTGCAATTTCCAGGGCCAGGGGCGCCTCTGGATCAGCACGCGCAACCCGGGCGGGCTCGTGAACTTCGTGCATCCGTTCCGTCCGGTGCAGCGCTCGAACGGCTGAAGAAACCGAGTCCACGTGCTCCGCACGTTCCCGTGCGGACCCCGCGCCAGCGAGCGCTCCAGCTGGACTGAGCTAAGCCTCGCGCGTGCGAGGTGAGGTCGTGAAGACGGCGATCGCGATGCTCGCGATCGCCGTCGTCGTTCCGGTGGTGGCGCGCGCGCAGTCCTCGTACGACGTGCAGTCGCGGACGATCGCGCGGGTGCTCGCGTCGGGCGGGATCGGCGGGCGCTTCGGGCGTCCGCTGTGTCAGCACGGGCTCACGATCGAGCCGTCGCAGAGCGCGCTCTTCACGTACGCGCTGGTGCGCGAGGCGCGATCGCCCGACGCGCCGATGGTGCTCGACACCGGCGGGCTGCTCGCGCCGCACGGCGTCGCGCGGTTCGCGGCGGTGTCGGATCCGACGGCGCTCGCGGAGCTCGTCGATCGGCTCGGCTATCGCGCGCTCGCCTTCGGCGTGGAGGAGCTGGGCGCGCCGCGCGCGTCGCTGCTCGACGTGATCCGATCGCTGCGGCGGCGCCGCATCCCGTCGATCGCGACCAACCTGCGCTGCGAGGACGAGGCGGTCGTGCTCTGCGATCTGCTCGTCGACGCGGGCGATCGTCCCTCGGTGCACGTCGTCGACGGGCGGCCGATGGCGGTGCTCGCGTTCCTGCCCGACGACGCAGCGACGCAGATCGCGCCGGAGAACTCGGCGGGGCTCTCGATCGTGCCGATCGCGGAGCGGATGCCCGAGGAGGTTCGGACCGCGCG includes:
- a CDS encoding TIGR00266 family protein, which codes for MDQQPQYAQPQHPGHPGGYGQQPMQGMTPAPMGAPAGGASVAHAITHGPSFAMLRVDLQPGQVVIAEAGSMVARHSHVAMEVKMNAGKSAGFLAKVWALMIAFIRKVVGGETFFVNHFSAPQPGSVWIAPTMSGQIAHRRLNPGEKLVLSSGAYVASAGDIDVKMKFGGLKSILAKEGAFMLEVSGTGDLWFTSYGGIQAIDINGPYMVDNGHLVGYEGNLTMNIKSAGGGLLGFMASGEGLVCEFNGQGRIYIQSRNLSSLAGWLTPLMPS
- a CDS encoding TIGR00266 family protein; the protein is MQIDIGYRPAHSLAKVSLGHGEQIVAESGALVGMSTNVHMQTQSQGGLMGGLKRLFGGESFFRNTFTASNGPGEVLLAHALNGDMVTLEMTPGGYFLTSSSFIASTPNVQIETKLGGMKSFFSGEGMFVMKASAQSPGQLLVGAFGGIEELVCQGNMVIDTGHLVAWDASLTYKVGKSGSGWIASFLSGEGLVCHFEGQGRIWIQSRNPPAYGQAVAAMLPPRRA
- a CDS encoding TIGR00266 family protein — encoded protein: MRYELLEKPDFTMVKVTFDQQGESMLCEASAMVARDSKIDMKTQMQGGFLAAAKRKLLGGESIFQNTFTATAPGQSLYFAPAPEGDVQVLELDGHTPILMNSGAFLGAAPSVNLDTKWGGTRGFFSGQGFFLLKAEGTGPVFFASYGGIHAVDVGPGGYVCDTGHVVAFTGGLNYNVQRLGGLKSLFFSGEGLVCNFQGQGRLWISTRNPGGLVNFVHPFRPVQRSNG